A stretch of the Trueperaceae bacterium genome encodes the following:
- a CDS encoding Asp-tRNA(Asn)/Glu-tRNA(Gln) amidotransferase GatCAB subunit C, with protein sequence MITNDDLQHLMTLARLELKPDEMEKVKADLNSILGYFEQLSELNTENVEELARPIHTENVYREDIPIPPLDQNVALQVGVELEDGFFKVPRTIEEQ encoded by the coding sequence GTGATTACCAACGATGACCTTCAACACCTAATGACTCTTGCTCGGCTCGAGTTAAAGCCGGATGAAATGGAAAAGGTGAAGGCTGATCTCAATTCAATTCTAGGTTACTTTGAACAACTTTCTGAGTTAAATACTGAAAATGTCGAAGAGCTAGCTCGTCCAATCCATACAGAGAACGTGTACCGCGAAGACATTCCTATACCTCCCCTAGATCAAAATGTGGCCCTACAAGTTGGGGTAGAACTTGAAGACGGGTTCTTTAAGGTACCTCGGACGATTGAAGAGCAGTAA